In Streptantibioticus cattleyicolor NRRL 8057 = DSM 46488, a genomic segment contains:
- the mycP gene encoding type VII secretion-associated serine protease mycosin, which yields MQADAMWKVSTGQGVTVAVVDTGSDGKVTELVGQVLPGKDYTSPTGNGWNDTDGHGTSMAMLIAGTGDDGGIVGLAPGAKILPLRVLAGGGPNRPGRDLKRVADAIHYAADHGAKVINIAIGVPDLSSSPEDRAPLGPAVQYALKRGSLVFAATGNDAQSGNPLSYPAATPGAVGVGAVDKTGTVGKFSTYGPQVALVAPGVDVPGHCSKSLAHYGDGYCIGYGTSEATALASASAALVWAKHPDWTNNQVLRVLINTAGKPKTGKIPSEYIGYGTVRPRVALLDGAGDPGPADVNPLFPNLGSPSPSTAPAGKSSGKPTQAGAARGGGAGDTGAWMWAGIAAAVVVVGGGLGAAVLRRRRAH from the coding sequence ATGCAGGCCGATGCCATGTGGAAAGTAAGCACCGGTCAGGGAGTCACGGTCGCGGTTGTCGACACGGGAAGTGACGGTAAGGTGACGGAACTCGTCGGCCAAGTGCTGCCTGGTAAGGACTACACCTCTCCAACAGGAAATGGCTGGAACGACACTGACGGGCATGGCACGTCCATGGCCATGCTCATCGCGGGAACCGGAGATGATGGCGGGATCGTGGGTTTGGCGCCGGGTGCCAAGATCTTGCCGCTCAGAGTGCTTGCGGGTGGCGGCCCTAATCGCCCCGGACGCGACTTGAAGCGGGTGGCCGATGCCATCCATTATGCGGCCGACCATGGAGCGAAGGTCATTAATATCGCGATCGGCGTGCCGGACCTTTCCTCGTCACCGGAAGATCGTGCTCCTTTGGGGCCCGCTGTGCAGTACGCTCTCAAGCGCGGCTCTTTGGTGTTTGCGGCGACTGGTAATGATGCCCAGTCCGGGAACCCTCTCAGCTATCCCGCTGCAACTCCGGGGGCGGTAGGTGTAGGCGCTGTCGATAAAACCGGTACCGTGGGAAAATTTTCTACCTATGGGCCTCAAGTTGCGCTGGTTGCCCCCGGAGTAGACGTTCCTGGTCATTGTTCCAAATCACTGGCGCACTATGGTGACGGTTATTGCATCGGGTACGGCACCAGCGAAGCCACCGCTCTCGCCTCCGCCTCTGCCGCGCTCGTCTGGGCCAAGCATCCGGACTGGACCAACAATCAGGTCCTGCGAGTGCTGATCAATACGGCGGGGAAGCCGAAGACGGGGAAGATTCCCAGCGAGTACATCGGATACGGCACCGTACGCCCCCGCGTCGCTCTGCTCGACGGGGCCGGGGATCCGGGGCCGGCGGATGTGAATCCGTTGTTCCCGAATCTCGGGTCGCCCTCGCCCTCGACCGCACCGGCAGGCAAGTCCTCCGGGAAGCCCACCCAGGCGGGGGCGGCCAGGGGCGGAGGGGCAGGGGACACCGGGGCATGGATGTGGGCGGGAATCGCTGCGGCGGTCGTCGTGGTGGGCGGCGGCCTCGGCGCCGCGGTGTTGCGACGCCGACGCGCACACTGA
- a CDS encoding type VII secretion protein EccC translates to MSVVVVKRPPRVAPPEVPAGEVRLETPPELPRDQEQGMLMTLLPMVGMASSAAFFFMPGSAAFMKVMGGLMLASTGVMAVAQAVRVRQGPGGRLSQARRDYFAYLAQVRRHVRRTARAQRAAQLVVHPEPGQLWALVAQGRRVWERRITDEDFAQVRIGLGAQDLATPLVAPVTAPVEELEPLTAAAMRNFLAAHSVVDGLPLAVSLRAFYHVTVSGDAQAAPAAVRALLAQLAALHSPEDLVIAVAAGHRAGHRWEWTKWLPHCQQPKETDGAGSRRLYSDDLAELEEMLADRFDGRPRFGREAPPLLDRPHLVVVLDGAVVPADSVLASAEGLQGVTVLEVVPGELDEPRGGLSVVVHPDRLRLRSPGGRTYEGRPDALSAAEAEALARQLAPLRVGGGDDDEPLLNNLDFTDLLRLGDAASVDVARTWRPRARHDRLRVPIGVGENGEPVLLDLKEAAQDGMGPHGLCVGATGSGKSELLRTLVLGLAVTHSSETLNFVLADFKGGATFAGMSTLPHVAAVITNLADDLALVDRMRDAITGELQRRQEMLHASTFANVHDYEKARAAGAPLPPLPSLVLVIDEFSELLSAKPDFIDMFIQIGRIGRSLGVHLLLASQRLEEGRLRGLDTYLSYRIGLRTFSASESRAALGVPDAYHLPSVPGSGYLKFGTDTMVRFKAAYVSGVYRGSGVPAAVGPVPAERRPVLFTAGHVPVVRGEPVPVAPQDAHAPTDADAFADTVLDVVVRRLEGQGPPAHQVWLPPLGEAPALDQLFSSPLAVHPVRGLTVSEPEPAEAPGRLVVPVGLVDQPFQQRRDVLRRDFSGAAGHALVVGGPRSGKSTLLRTLIGAFALTHTPAEAQFYCLDFGGGGLAAVEGLPHVGGVAARLDGDKVRRTVAEVAGVLARRELLFRREGIDSMTTYRKRRAAGELPGEPWGDVFLVIDGWNTLKADFEALEPVVGDIAARGLGFGVHVVISAARYMEVRPALKDLLLSRFELRLGDPADSEIDRRTAVNVPVGAPGRGLTPERLHFLTALPRVDGAADPAGSAEATAAFVRSVARGWTGPSAPQVRMLPTDLPAARLPRGFEHPDRGVAIGIDENDLEPVFIDFDTDPLFLVYGESESGKTALLRLLVKQISERWTPEEALIVVGDYRRGLLGAVPDSHLLQYSAAPNTLQEHMEQIATIMARRVPGPDVTARQLRERNWWSGPQAFVVIDDYDLVATSTGNPMLAVVEHLPYARDIGVRFIVARNSAGAGRSSYETFTQRFKELGAQGLVLSGDPAEGELLGPVRARPLPPGRGVLVSRRRGNRLVQTGWLPAQ, encoded by the coding sequence GTGAGCGTGGTCGTCGTCAAGCGCCCGCCCAGGGTGGCACCGCCCGAGGTGCCGGCCGGGGAAGTCCGTCTGGAGACGCCGCCCGAGCTGCCGCGCGACCAGGAGCAGGGGATGCTGATGACCCTGCTGCCGATGGTCGGCATGGCCTCCTCGGCGGCGTTCTTCTTCATGCCCGGCTCGGCGGCGTTCATGAAGGTGATGGGCGGTCTGATGCTCGCCTCCACCGGGGTGATGGCGGTCGCCCAGGCGGTCCGGGTGCGCCAGGGCCCCGGCGGGCGGCTGTCCCAGGCGCGCCGGGACTACTTCGCGTACCTGGCGCAGGTGCGGCGGCACGTCCGGCGTACCGCGCGGGCGCAGCGTGCCGCGCAGTTGGTGGTCCACCCGGAGCCGGGGCAGCTGTGGGCGCTGGTGGCGCAGGGCCGCCGGGTGTGGGAACGCCGGATCACCGACGAGGACTTCGCCCAGGTGCGCATCGGGCTCGGGGCGCAGGACCTGGCCACCCCGCTGGTGGCGCCGGTGACGGCCCCGGTGGAGGAGCTGGAGCCGCTGACCGCGGCGGCGATGCGGAACTTCCTGGCGGCGCACTCGGTGGTCGACGGGCTGCCGCTGGCGGTCAGCCTGCGGGCGTTCTACCACGTGACCGTCTCCGGTGACGCGCAGGCCGCGCCCGCCGCGGTGCGCGCGCTGCTCGCCCAGCTGGCCGCGTTGCACTCCCCCGAGGACCTGGTGATCGCGGTCGCCGCGGGCCACCGGGCCGGCCACCGCTGGGAGTGGACGAAGTGGCTGCCCCACTGCCAGCAGCCCAAGGAGACCGACGGCGCGGGGAGCCGGCGGCTGTACTCGGACGACCTCGCCGAGCTGGAGGAGATGCTCGCCGACCGGTTCGACGGCCGCCCCCGGTTCGGCCGGGAGGCGCCGCCGCTGCTGGACCGCCCGCATCTGGTGGTCGTCCTGGACGGCGCCGTGGTCCCCGCCGACTCGGTGCTCGCCTCCGCCGAGGGGTTGCAGGGCGTCACCGTGCTGGAGGTCGTCCCCGGGGAGCTGGACGAGCCGCGCGGCGGGTTGTCGGTGGTGGTCCACCCGGACCGGCTGCGGCTGCGGTCGCCGGGCGGACGGACCTACGAGGGGCGCCCCGACGCGCTGTCGGCGGCCGAGGCGGAGGCGCTGGCCCGGCAGCTCGCGCCGCTGCGGGTCGGCGGCGGGGACGACGACGAACCGCTGCTGAACAACCTGGACTTCACCGATCTGCTGCGGCTGGGCGACGCCGCCTCGGTGGACGTCGCCCGCACCTGGCGTCCGCGGGCCCGCCACGACCGGCTGCGGGTGCCGATCGGGGTGGGCGAGAACGGTGAGCCGGTGCTGCTGGACCTGAAGGAGGCGGCGCAGGACGGCATGGGGCCGCACGGGCTGTGCGTGGGCGCCACCGGCTCCGGCAAGTCGGAACTGCTGCGCACCCTGGTGCTGGGCCTGGCGGTGACCCACTCCTCCGAGACGCTCAACTTCGTGCTGGCCGACTTCAAGGGCGGCGCCACCTTCGCCGGGATGTCCACGCTGCCGCACGTGGCCGCCGTGATCACCAACCTGGCGGACGACCTGGCGCTGGTGGACCGCATGCGGGACGCCATCACCGGCGAACTCCAGCGCCGCCAGGAGATGCTGCACGCCTCCACCTTCGCCAACGTCCACGACTACGAGAAGGCACGGGCGGCCGGCGCCCCGCTGCCACCGCTGCCGTCGCTGGTGCTGGTGATCGACGAGTTCAGCGAACTGCTCAGCGCCAAGCCGGACTTCATCGATATGTTCATCCAGATCGGCCGCATCGGACGGTCGCTGGGGGTGCATCTGCTGCTCGCCTCGCAGCGTCTGGAGGAGGGCCGGCTGCGCGGGCTGGACACCTACCTGTCGTACCGGATCGGGCTGCGGACGTTCTCCGCCTCCGAGTCGCGGGCCGCGCTCGGCGTGCCGGACGCCTACCACCTGCCGTCGGTGCCGGGTTCGGGGTACCTGAAGTTCGGCACCGACACGATGGTGCGGTTCAAGGCGGCGTACGTCTCCGGCGTCTACCGGGGCTCCGGCGTCCCAGCCGCCGTCGGGCCGGTGCCGGCCGAGCGGCGTCCGGTGCTCTTCACCGCGGGGCACGTGCCGGTGGTGCGGGGCGAGCCGGTGCCGGTGGCGCCGCAGGACGCGCATGCCCCCACCGACGCGGACGCCTTCGCCGACACCGTGCTCGACGTGGTGGTGCGCCGGCTGGAGGGCCAGGGGCCCCCGGCCCACCAGGTGTGGCTGCCGCCGCTGGGCGAGGCGCCCGCGCTGGACCAGCTGTTCTCCTCGCCGCTGGCGGTGCACCCGGTGCGCGGGCTGACGGTCTCGGAGCCGGAGCCCGCCGAGGCGCCGGGCCGGCTGGTGGTGCCGGTCGGCCTCGTGGACCAGCCGTTCCAGCAGCGGCGGGACGTGCTGCGGCGGGACTTCTCCGGTGCCGCCGGGCACGCCCTGGTGGTCGGCGGCCCGCGTTCCGGCAAGTCGACGCTGCTGCGCACCCTGATCGGCGCCTTCGCCCTCACCCACACCCCGGCCGAAGCGCAGTTCTACTGCCTGGACTTCGGCGGCGGCGGACTGGCCGCCGTCGAGGGGCTGCCGCACGTCGGCGGGGTGGCCGCCCGGCTCGACGGCGACAAGGTCCGGCGTACGGTCGCCGAGGTGGCCGGCGTCCTCGCCCGGCGTGAACTGCTCTTCCGCCGCGAGGGCATCGACTCGATGACCACGTACCGCAAGCGCCGCGCCGCCGGTGAACTTCCCGGTGAACCCTGGGGCGACGTCTTCCTGGTGATCGACGGCTGGAACACCCTCAAGGCCGACTTCGAGGCGCTGGAACCCGTGGTGGGCGACATCGCCGCGCGCGGCCTGGGCTTCGGGGTGCACGTGGTGATCAGCGCCGCCCGCTACATGGAGGTGCGCCCCGCGCTCAAGGACCTGCTGCTGAGCCGGTTCGAGCTGCGGCTCGGCGACCCCGCGGACTCCGAGATCGACCGGCGCACCGCGGTCAACGTCCCGGTGGGCGCCCCCGGCCGCGGACTCACCCCGGAACGGCTGCACTTCCTGACCGCGTTGCCGCGCGTCGACGGCGCGGCCGACCCGGCCGGCTCCGCGGAGGCCACGGCCGCCTTCGTGCGGTCGGTCGCCCGCGGCTGGACCGGGCCGTCCGCCCCTCAGGTACGGATGCTCCCCACCGATCTGCCGGCCGCCCGCCTGCCCCGCGGCTTCGAGCACCCCGACCGCGGGGTCGCCATCGGCATCGACGAGAACGACCTCGAACCGGTCTTCATCGACTTCGACACCGACCCGCTCTTCCTCGTCTACGGCGAGAGCGAGTCCGGCAAGACCGCGCTGCTGCGGCTGCTCGTCAAGCAGATCAGCGAACGGTGGACGCCGGAGGAGGCGCTGATCGTGGTCGGCGACTACCGGCGCGGCCTGCTCGGCGCCGTCCCCGACTCCCACCTGCTCCAGTACTCCGCGGCCCCCAACACCCTCCAGGAACACATGGAGCAGATCGCCACCATCATGGCCCGCCGCGTCCCCGGCCCGGACGTCACCGCCCGGCAACTACGGGAACGCAACTGGTGGTCGGGGCCGCAGGCGTTCGTCGTCATCGACGACTACGACCTGGTGGCCACCTCCACCGGCAACCCCATGCTCGCCGTCGTCGAACACCTCCCCTACGCCCGCGACATCGGCGTCCGCTTCATCGTCGCCCGCAACTCCGCGGGCGCCGGGCGCTCCTCCTACGAAACCTTCACCCAACGCTTCAAGGAACTCGGCGCCCAGGGCCTCGTACTCTCCGGCGACCCCGCCGAAGGCGAACTCCTAGGCCCCGTCCGCGCCCGCCCCCTCCCCCCGGGCCGCGGTGTCCTGGTCTCCCGACGGAGGGGTAACCGGCTGGTGCAGACGGGGTGGTTGCCGGCGCAGTGA
- the eccD gene encoding type VII secretion integral membrane protein EccD has protein sequence MSTTTATGFCRVTVVAPDSRIDVALPEDVALADLYPELLRLTGQQQAAGVPEGWHLVRRDGTVLDPARTPAAQRVLDGEVLALRPFAESLPPAVHDDVADAVAAAVGRDRRRWSDDLLRPAGLGGAVLLLALAALVLWWADPVRHDMHALPGLVAGAVGVCLTAGSAVRARIYRDRGSAAALGLAAVPHLLIAGTGIAAAAPGAGPGRLQFLLGCVTVLVATALLTAVTPDGDAPFVATAVLAATGTLAAFTAVLTGARATSVAAVCVVAAVGAIAFLPALSARFARLPIGYETGRGGPGGEPPSPEPVDEARIAAAARRGHELLLGLAGGCSAVIACGAAVLGFGHSVWAQLLALAAGLATVSRARLFRHTAQIACLLTAGVGAIALLLAGLALHPPGGDRAAADVRTLWLTAAVVAGAALLAAIALIVPARGVSPFWGRVLDLAEAAVLLSLIPLCLAVLDVYAAARGMASG, from the coding sequence GTGAGCACGACCACCGCGACCGGCTTCTGCCGGGTCACCGTCGTCGCACCCGACAGCCGTATCGACGTCGCGCTGCCCGAGGACGTCGCACTCGCCGACCTCTACCCCGAGCTGCTGCGGCTGACCGGCCAGCAGCAGGCGGCCGGCGTCCCCGAGGGCTGGCACCTGGTGCGCCGGGACGGCACCGTGCTCGACCCCGCGCGCACCCCGGCCGCCCAGCGGGTGCTCGACGGCGAGGTGCTGGCGCTGCGCCCGTTCGCCGAATCGCTGCCGCCCGCCGTCCACGACGACGTGGCCGACGCCGTCGCCGCCGCCGTCGGCCGCGACCGGCGGCGCTGGAGCGACGACCTGCTGCGCCCCGCCGGACTCGGCGGCGCCGTGCTGCTGCTCGCCCTCGCCGCCCTCGTGCTGTGGTGGGCCGACCCGGTCCGCCACGACATGCACGCGCTGCCCGGCCTGGTCGCCGGCGCCGTGGGCGTCTGCCTGACCGCCGGCTCCGCGGTACGCGCCCGGATCTACCGCGACCGCGGCTCGGCCGCCGCGCTGGGCCTGGCCGCCGTACCCCACCTGCTGATCGCGGGCACCGGGATCGCCGCCGCCGCCCCGGGCGCCGGGCCCGGACGCCTGCAGTTCCTGCTCGGCTGCGTCACCGTGCTGGTCGCCACCGCCCTGCTGACCGCGGTCACCCCGGACGGCGACGCGCCCTTCGTGGCCACCGCCGTGCTCGCCGCCACCGGCACCCTGGCCGCGTTCACCGCCGTGCTCACCGGGGCGAGGGCCACCTCGGTGGCCGCGGTCTGCGTGGTCGCCGCCGTCGGCGCCATCGCCTTCCTGCCCGCGCTCTCCGCCCGCTTCGCCCGGCTGCCCATCGGGTACGAGACCGGGCGCGGCGGCCCCGGCGGGGAGCCGCCGTCGCCCGAGCCGGTGGACGAGGCCCGGATCGCCGCCGCCGCCCGCCGCGGCCACGAACTCCTGCTCGGCCTGGCCGGCGGCTGCTCCGCGGTGATCGCCTGCGGCGCCGCCGTCCTCGGCTTCGGCCACTCGGTCTGGGCGCAGCTGCTCGCCCTCGCCGCGGGGCTCGCCACCGTCTCCCGGGCCCGGCTCTTCCGCCACACCGCGCAGATCGCCTGCCTGCTGACCGCCGGGGTGGGCGCGATCGCGCTGCTCCTCGCCGGGCTGGCGCTCCACCCGCCCGGCGGCGACCGCGCCGCCGCCGACGTGCGTACCCTGTGGCTGACCGCGGCGGTGGTGGCCGGCGCCGCGCTCCTCGCCGCGATCGCGCTGATCGTGCCGGCCCGGGGCGTCTCGCCGTTCTGGGGGCGCGTGCTCGACCTGGCCGAGGCGGCGGTGCTGCTGTCGCTGATCCCGCTGTGCCTGGCGGTGCTCGACGTCTACGCGGCGGCCCGCGGCATGGCCTCGGGCTGA
- the rpsO gene encoding 30S ribosomal protein S15 — protein MPLDAATKKQIIAEFGTKEGDTGSPEVQVALLTRRITDLTEHLKTHKHDHHSRRGLLLLVGQRRRLLQYLAKKDITRFRELRERLGIRAGAAGVR, from the coding sequence GTGCCGCTCGACGCCGCCACCAAGAAGCAGATCATCGCTGAGTTCGGTACCAAGGAGGGCGACACCGGCTCCCCCGAGGTCCAGGTCGCTCTGCTGACCCGCCGGATCACCGACCTCACCGAGCACCTGAAGACCCACAAGCACGACCACCACTCGCGCCGTGGTCTTCTGCTGCTCGTCGGCCAGCGCCGCCGCCTGCTGCAGTACCTGGCCAAGAAGGACATCACGCGCTTCCGTGAGCTGCGGGAGCGCCTGGGCATCCGGGCCGGCGCCGCGGGCGTCCGCTAA
- a CDS encoding polyribonucleotide nucleotidyltransferase, producing MENETHYAEAVIDNGAFGTRTVRFETGRLARQAAGSAVAYLDDETMVLSATTASKHPKDQLDFFPLTVDVEERMYAAGRIPGSFFRREGRPSEDAILTCRLIDRPLRPSFKKGLRNEIQVVATIMALHPEHLYDVVAINAASASTQLAGLPFSGPIGGVRVALIRGQWVAFPTHTELEEAVFDMVVAGRTLEDGDVAIMMVEAEATEKTIKLVEGGAEAPTEEVVAAGLEAAKPFIKALCQAQAELAAKAAKPTAEFPIFLDYQDDVLEALTEAVRDELAQALTIAGKQAREAELDRVKALAAEKLLPQFEGREKEISAAYRALTKKLVRERVIKDKVRIDGRGVTDIRTLSAEVEVVPRVHGSALFERGETQILGISTLNMLRMEQQLDTLSPETRKRYMHNYNFPPYSTGETGRVGSPKRREIGHGALAERALIPVLPTREEFPYAIRQVSEALGSNGSTSMGSVCASTMSLLNAGVPLKAPVAGIAMGLISQEIEGETHYVTLTDILGAEDAFGDMDFKVAGTKTFVTALQLDTKLDGIPASVLAAALKQARDARLHILDVMSEAIDVPDEMSPNAPRIISIKIPVDKIGEVIGPKGKMINQIQEDTGAEIAIEDDGTVLIGASEGSAAEAARATINGIANPTMPEVGERYLGTVVKTTTFGAFVSLMPGKDGLLHISQIRKLAGGKRVENVEDVLQVGAKVQVEIAEIDQRGKLSLIPVIEGEGDSAAETAEDASAK from the coding sequence GTGGAGAACGAGACCCACTACGCCGAAGCCGTCATCGACAACGGCGCTTTCGGCACCCGCACCGTCCGCTTCGAGACGGGCCGCCTCGCCCGTCAGGCCGCCGGCTCCGCCGTGGCCTACCTGGACGACGAGACCATGGTGCTGTCGGCCACCACCGCCTCGAAGCACCCCAAGGACCAGCTCGACTTCTTCCCGCTGACGGTCGACGTCGAGGAGCGGATGTACGCCGCCGGGCGCATCCCCGGCTCGTTCTTCCGCCGCGAGGGCCGCCCCTCCGAGGACGCCATCCTCACCTGCCGGCTCATCGACCGCCCGCTGCGCCCGTCCTTCAAGAAGGGCCTGCGCAACGAGATCCAGGTCGTCGCCACCATCATGGCGCTCCACCCGGAGCACCTGTACGACGTGGTCGCGATCAACGCCGCCTCGGCCTCGACGCAACTGGCCGGTCTGCCGTTCTCCGGCCCGATCGGCGGCGTCCGGGTCGCCCTGATCCGCGGCCAGTGGGTGGCGTTCCCGACCCACACCGAGCTCGAAGAGGCCGTCTTCGACATGGTGGTCGCCGGCCGCACCTTGGAGGACGGCGACGTCGCGATCATGATGGTCGAGGCGGAGGCCACCGAGAAGACCATCAAGCTGGTCGAGGGCGGCGCCGAGGCGCCGACCGAGGAGGTCGTGGCCGCCGGTCTGGAGGCCGCCAAGCCGTTCATCAAGGCGCTCTGCCAGGCCCAGGCCGAGCTGGCCGCCAAGGCCGCCAAGCCGACCGCCGAGTTCCCGATCTTCCTGGACTACCAGGACGACGTGCTCGAGGCGCTCACCGAGGCCGTCCGCGACGAGCTGGCCCAGGCGCTCACCATCGCCGGCAAGCAGGCCCGCGAGGCCGAGCTGGACCGGGTCAAGGCGCTCGCCGCCGAGAAGCTGCTGCCGCAGTTCGAGGGGCGCGAGAAGGAGATCTCGGCCGCCTACCGCGCGCTCACCAAGAAGCTGGTGCGCGAGCGCGTCATCAAGGACAAGGTCCGCATCGACGGCCGCGGGGTCACCGACATCCGCACCCTGTCCGCCGAGGTCGAGGTGGTCCCGCGGGTCCACGGCTCGGCGCTGTTCGAGCGCGGCGAGACCCAGATCCTGGGCATCTCCACGCTCAACATGCTGCGCATGGAGCAGCAGCTCGACACGCTCTCGCCCGAGACGCGCAAGCGCTACATGCACAACTACAACTTCCCGCCGTACTCCACCGGTGAGACCGGCCGCGTCGGCTCCCCCAAGCGCCGCGAGATCGGCCACGGCGCGCTGGCCGAGCGGGCGCTGATCCCGGTCCTGCCGACCCGCGAGGAGTTCCCCTACGCGATCCGCCAGGTCTCCGAGGCGCTGGGCTCCAACGGCTCCACCTCGATGGGCTCGGTGTGCGCCTCCACCATGTCGCTGCTGAACGCCGGTGTGCCGCTCAAGGCCCCGGTCGCCGGTATCGCCATGGGCCTGATCTCCCAGGAGATCGAGGGTGAGACGCACTACGTGACGCTGACCGACATCCTCGGTGCCGAGGACGCCTTCGGCGACATGGACTTCAAGGTCGCCGGCACCAAGACGTTCGTCACCGCGCTCCAGCTCGACACCAAGCTCGACGGCATCCCCGCCTCGGTGCTGGCCGCCGCGCTGAAGCAGGCCCGCGACGCCCGGCTGCACATCCTCGACGTGATGAGCGAGGCCATCGACGTCCCGGACGAGATGTCCCCCAACGCGCCGCGGATCATCAGCATCAAGATCCCGGTCGACAAGATCGGCGAGGTCATCGGCCCCAAGGGCAAGATGATCAACCAGATCCAGGAGGACACCGGCGCCGAGATCGCCATCGAGGACGACGGCACCGTCCTGATCGGCGCCTCCGAGGGCTCCGCCGCCGAGGCCGCCCGCGCCACCATCAACGGCATCGCCAACCCGACGATGCCCGAGGTCGGCGAGCGCTACCTGGGCACCGTGGTGAAGACCACCACCTTCGGCGCCTTCGTCTCGCTCATGCCGGGCAAGGACGGCCTGCTGCACATCTCGCAGATCCGCAAGCTCGCTGGCGGCAAGCGCGTGGAGAACGTCGAGGACGTGCTGCAGGTCGGCGCCAAGGTCCAGGTCGAGATCGCCGAGATCGACCAGCGCGGCAAGCTGTCGCTGATCCCGGTGATCGAGGGCGAGGGCGACTCCGCCGCCGAGACCGCCGAGGACGCGTCGGCCAAGTGA
- a CDS encoding M16 family metallopeptidase has translation MTSRTRQVTARPSSKGRAVPRTTTRTVLKGDGGSGTVRRTVLPGGLRVVTESWPTVRSATFGIWAQVGSRDETPSLGGATHYLEHLLFKGTKRRSALEISAVVDAVGGEMNAFTAKEYTCYYARVLDSDLPLAIDVICDMLTGSLITPEDVEAERGVVLEEIAMTEDDPGDQVHDLFSTALLGDSPLGRPVLGTVETVNALGRDRIARFYRKHYGARNLVVAAAGNVDHATVVRQVRRAFERAGALGDPDAQPVDPRSGSRRIRPSGRVELLDRRTEQAHVILGVPGLSRTDERRWALGVLNTALGGGMSSRLFQEIREKRGLAYSVYSYTSSFADCGMFGVYAGCAPAKAAEVLSICRDELNSVVENGITDEELRRAVGQMSGSTVLGLEDTGALMNRIGKSELCWGEQLSVDEMLAKIAAVTPDDVRAVARDVLDARPSLAAIGPLGRHETRLRSAVS, from the coding sequence GTGACCTCGCGTACCCGACAGGTGACGGCCCGCCCCTCCAGCAAGGGGCGGGCCGTCCCCCGTACCACGACCCGGACCGTACTCAAGGGCGACGGCGGCAGCGGCACGGTGCGCCGTACCGTCCTCCCCGGGGGCCTGCGCGTCGTCACCGAGAGCTGGCCCACCGTCCGCTCGGCCACCTTCGGCATCTGGGCCCAGGTCGGCTCCCGCGACGAGACGCCCAGCCTCGGCGGCGCCACCCACTACCTGGAGCACCTGCTCTTCAAGGGCACTAAGCGCCGCTCCGCGCTGGAGATCTCCGCGGTGGTCGACGCGGTCGGCGGTGAGATGAACGCCTTCACCGCCAAGGAGTACACCTGCTACTACGCGCGGGTGCTCGACAGCGACCTGCCGCTGGCCATAGACGTCATCTGCGACATGCTCACCGGCTCGCTGATCACCCCCGAGGACGTCGAGGCCGAACGCGGCGTCGTCCTGGAGGAGATCGCGATGACCGAGGACGACCCGGGCGACCAGGTGCACGACCTGTTCAGCACCGCGCTGCTCGGCGACTCCCCGCTCGGCCGCCCGGTCCTCGGCACCGTCGAGACGGTCAACGCCCTCGGCCGGGACCGGATCGCCCGCTTCTACCGCAAGCACTACGGCGCCCGGAACCTCGTGGTCGCCGCCGCCGGCAACGTCGACCACGCCACCGTGGTCCGCCAGGTCCGCCGCGCCTTCGAACGCGCCGGAGCCCTCGGCGACCCCGACGCCCAGCCGGTGGACCCCCGTTCCGGCAGCCGCCGCATCCGCCCCTCGGGCCGCGTCGAACTGCTGGACCGCCGCACCGAGCAGGCCCACGTCATCCTCGGCGTCCCCGGCCTGTCCCGCACCGACGAGCGACGCTGGGCGCTGGGCGTGCTCAACACCGCCCTCGGCGGCGGCATGAGCTCCCGCCTGTTCCAGGAGATCCGGGAGAAGCGCGGCCTGGCCTACTCGGTGTACTCCTACACCTCCTCCTTCGCCGACTGCGGCATGTTCGGGGTGTACGCGGGGTGCGCCCCGGCCAAGGCCGCCGAGGTGCTCTCGATATGCCGGGACGAGCTGAACTCGGTCGTCGAGAACGGGATAACCGACGAGGAACTGCGGCGGGCCGTCGGCCAGATGTCCGGCTCCACCGTGCTGGGCCTGGAGGACACCGGCGCGTTGATGAACCGCATCGGCAAGAGCGAACTGTGCTGGGGCGAGCAGCTGTCGGTGGACGAGATGCTGGCGAAGATCGCCGCGGTCACCCCCGACGACGTGCGCGCCGTCGCCCGTGATGTGCTGGACGCCCGGCCCTCGCTGGCCGCCATCGGCCCGCTGGGCCGCCACGAGACCCGGCTGCGGTCGGCCGTCTCCTGA